In the Apteryx mantelli isolate bAptMan1 chromosome 1, bAptMan1.hap1, whole genome shotgun sequence genome, one interval contains:
- the IKBIP gene encoding inhibitor of nuclear factor kappa-B kinase-interacting protein, with amino-acid sequence MSEVKQRKKRGISSSKTNEESQKAKKDSNHGKLVNPRTSNNRSSPWIDSRTALSLTSLAICLVLTWFLFQQTSQFADMEKKYSFLQQEAGKFLDMENKVNLISEKLESSESILHEATSSMSVVTEFEQEISSLRNIINDIQNSEQTPSIKMQSINEKFQNITDSWRRSLDEMNTNTSGLKSEAKFIHKEVTSQINEVDQRIKSLSERLKDLEDSTARNIRTVKRQEDDEFSRVEQQLDLHAKTVEKLEEEQNSLLAKDTDLNQKFTDYEPKIEECKIHLLTIENAIHSILRLSSELLSMEKKIEDLTTQLYTVENDMLKTVSHTMEMQKVLEGIQYDDNILKLQNKIVVLEEVVPDIKLSSNTKEITTEDYNLENDQSEDNTLIWT; translated from the exons ATGTCTGAGGTtaagcagaggaagaagagaggtatTTCTTCTTCCAAGACCAATGAGGAGTCACAAAAGGCCAAAAAGGACAGTAATCATGGGAAGCTGGTAAATCCCAGGACCAGCAATAATCGGAGTTCCCCTTGGATAGACTCACGGACAGCCTTGAGCCTGACTTCCCTTGCCATTTGCCTGGTGCTGACCTG GTTCCTATTTCAGCAGACAAGTCAATTTGCTGATATGGAAAAAAAGTATAGTTTCTTACagcaagaagctggaaaattccTGGACATGGAAAATAAAGTTAACTTAATTTCTGAAAAG CTTGAGTCTTCTGAAAGTATCCTACATGAAGCTACTTCCTCCATGTCTGTGGTGACTGAGTTTGAGCAGGAAATATCTTCTCTTCGTAACATCATAAATGATATTCAGAACAGTGAACAAACTCCCTCTATAAAGATGCAGAGCATTAATGAGAAGTTCCAAAATATTACAGATTCCTGGAGAAGAAGCTTGGATGAAATGAACACAAACACTAGTGGTTTAAAATCTGAAGCAAAGTTCATACATAAAGAAGTTACCTCCCAAATTAATGAAGTTGATCAAAGAATTAAATCCCTTTCTGAAAGATTAAAAGATTTGGAAGACAGTACAGCCAGAAATATTAGAACTGTAAAAAGGCAAGAAGATGATGAGTTCTCTAGAGTCGAACAGCAGTTGGATTTGCATGCAAAGACAGTTGAAAAACTAGAAGAAGAACAAAATAGTCTGTTAGCCAAAGACACAGACCTGAATCAGAAATTTACAGACTATGAACCCAAAATTGAGGAGTGCAAGATCCATTTGCTGACAATTGAAAATGCTATTCACTCCATTCTTAGATTATCAAGTGAACTGCTAAGtatggagaaaaagatagaagaCTTGACAACACAGCTGTATACTGTGGAAAATGATATGTTGAAAACTGTTTCTCACACAATGGAGATGCAAAAGGTTCTTGAAGGCATACAGTATGATGACAACATATtgaaactgcaaaataaaatagtgGTTTTAGAAGAAGTAGTACCTGACATAAAATTATcttcaaatacaaaagaaataacTACTGAAGACTATAACTTAGAAAATGATCAGAGTGAGGATAATACGTTAATTTGGACTTAG
- the LOC136992124 gene encoding inhibitor of nuclear factor kappa-B kinase-interacting protein-like has product MKHQHNPNQISFFTKELSDNLEDDDDECEKTWNLMEQLEDLQIISHVKQLQEDIYTMKTWSSSLIKKKEELQKNLTTLFHAVTSIEQNTASVAKNITLKIVTVKTDIRRISGLVSDMTALTDSLQTLEDKIDKGEKKTVENIGDLLTSSIERSTKLQSLASNTARKIEQIKTALSELRSDFNKHSDRLLNLEGDRAKVLKTVTFANDLKPKMYTLKKDFASLESLINELTLRIGRLVEDVLRQEKEIALLNEKLTNLTRVQTEIKDMKDEITKISDMN; this is encoded by the exons ATGAAGCATCAGCATAATCCCAACCAGATCTCATTTTTTACTAAAGAACTGAGTGATAATCTggaggatgatgatgatgaa TGTGAAAAGACTTGGAACTTAATGGAACAGCTGGAAGATCTTCAAATAATTTCTCATGTTAAACAACTACAGGAAGATATATATACCATGAAAACATGGTCTAGcagcctaattaaaaaaaaagaagaactgcAGAAGAATTTAACAACCCTTTTTCATGCAGTTACAAGTATTGAACAGAATACAGCTTCTGTAGCAAAAAATATAACTTTGAAGATTGTGACGGTAAAAACTGACATAAGGCGCATTTCAGGCCTAGTTTCAGATATGACTGCTTTGACAGATTCTTTACAAACACTAGAAGATAAAATAGATAAAGGTGAAAAAAAGACAGTAGAAAACATAGGTGACCTGCTTACCAGTAGCATTGAGCGAAGTACAAAACTACAAAGCTTGGCATCCAATACAGCAAGAAAAATTGAACAAATTAAAACAGCATTATCAGAGTTAAGGAGTGATTTTAACAAACATTCAGATAGACTTTTGAATCTTGAAGGTGACAGAGCAAAGGTTCTGAAAACAGTTACATTTGCAAATGATTTAAAACCCAAGATGTACACTCTAAAGAAGGATTTTGCCAGCTTGGAATCGTTGATAAATGAACTTACACTGAGAATAGGAAGATTAGTTGAGGATGTATTACGACAGGAGAAAGAAATTGCTTTATTGAATGAAAAATTGACCAATTTAACAAGAGTTCAAACTGAGATCAAAGATATGAAAGATGAAATAACCAAGATTTCAGACATGAATTGA